The Desulfobaccales bacterium genome contains the following window.
GATATCCGCGGGCGTAAACATCTCAGGCCCTCCTTGCCTGCGCCACCACATAGCGGCGCAATCCCAGGATGAGTTCGCCGGGGTTGGCCTGGCGGGGACAGGTCTGGGTGCAGAGCCCGCAGTGCAGACACCGCCATAAATCCTGGGCGTGCTGGAGAATTTTTTCCCTGGATCCTACCTGGACATAGCGAATCAGCTTCCGGGGAAAATGCTCAAAGATAAGGGGACAGATGGCGGCACAGGTGCCGCAGTTGAAACACGTGAGGGCCGTGTCCACTCCGTAAGATTTGAGCTCTTCAGCAAAATCGGGATTGACTAAAGCCATGATCGATCCTCTCGCCAAGCTGCGCTTTTACTCAACAGCACCCGGTGCAGTTTCTTCGGCCACCGGTTGGCCCAGTTTGTAGCGATAATAGCCGCCAGCCTTGGGTCCTTCCAGAATTTCTCCGTATTTCTTTAGCGAAGCCACGTACCAGAGCACCTCGGATGCGGGCAAGCCCGTGGCCGCAGCGATCTCGGGCACTGTCAGCTCGACCCCGGCCAGGTGCTCTTTGATGGCTTTCACCGCTTGCCGCTGCTCTTTCATCCGGGCAGTGGCCGCGACAATCTGTTCTTTGCGGGCCGCTTTAAGGGCTTTCAGGGCCTCTTTCCGAGATTCGGTTTCTTGGTCAGACATCGTAAGACCCCACAGAATGTAGCGCCGGCGCCCTCGCCGGCGCAGGAACCGCCGAGGGCGGCGGTTCTACAATTAAACTCACGCCCCTTCCAGGTACTCGTCTGAGACGATCATATCCACCATGGCTTCGAACTGCTTCAAGGTCCAGCCTTGCACGTTGATAGCGTTTTCCGGGCAGACCGCCACACAGGCGCCGCAGCCCAGGCACAGGGCAGGGTTGACTTGGGCCCGCCGGACCTTTTGGCCGTCCACCACCTGCTCCACCATGGTCAGGGCGCCTTCGGCCAGGCAAGCCTCGACACAAGCGCCGGTGCCGGTACACTGGCTGAGATCAACTTCGGCCACAAACGGGTCAAGTTCAACGTAGCCCC
Protein-coding sequences here:
- a CDS encoding 4Fe-4S dicluster domain-containing protein translates to MALVNPDFAEELKSYGVDTALTCFNCGTCAAICPLIFEHFPRKLIRYVQVGSREKILQHAQDLWRCLHCGLCTQTCPRQANPGELILGLRRYVVAQARRA